The sequence below is a genomic window from Methanobrevibacter sp. V74.
AAAAACTTTGTTGATTTTCAAAATCCTTTTTGCGATTGTCATTCCAAATTAAATCTCTGCGATAGATTCGTTTTAAAACACCTCGTTTGGTCTTGAATGTTCTTTTTCTAGATTTTGGCATTGTTTTTTGGAAGGCATTTTCAATTTTGTTACTTGTTTTTTCAATTCGTTTATCTTTTAAGTGATGAATAAAGCTTTTATATCGAGGAGTGATTGATTTTCTGATTATTTTGTAAATAACTGGATTGAAAATCATCTTTGCGATAAATTAAAGATTGTACTTCATTTTTGAATTCATCGTAATCATTTAAATCGAATAAATCTTTGATTATTTTCAGTTGTTTGCGGCATTCTTGATATTCTTCGTCAGAAATGAGATTTTTATCTTTAAAAGTTTTTAATTGTTTATTTAAACTTTTTTTAGTATGGAAAATACATAATTGGTGTTTAAAACCTAGTTTTGGTATAATTGAGGCATATTTTTTATCTAAATCTGTTGTGATTGCAATTTTATTTTTATTTACTGTAGATTCTCTTAAAAACTTCTCAACAGTGTTTTCATCTTCAGTATCGTAAATTGCATCGGCTACGATGCAATTTGAAATTGAATCAAGTAAGGTGTGTCGATATTTCCATTCTCCATTGATTTTTATCCATTCTACATCAAAGACATAATATCCCGAGCAACGACCTAAATCAAATTCTAAAATGTTTTCATCAACAAAAAGCCAATTTTCAATCGTTTATTGATGTGAAACTGTTATTCCAAAGAATTTTTTAAAAGATTTACAAACATTTTTCAAGCTTCCCAGATAATCTGAAATTAAATGCTCTGATTTACTTTTCAATTCATTCGTAAAATTACTGTTTTTATCAACAAGACTTGTTAAATCAGTTTGAAAGGTTTTACCACAACGTTTACAAATATAACGCTGAACTTTCACCTTAGTTTTGCCTATTTCTTTAAATACTAATGTTCTTTTTGTAAAACCATATTTAACTACATGACGAGTTCCACAATGAGGGCATCGAGCTAAACTCATTTTAAAATACGGAACATCCTTCTTAAAACTCAAATCAAAAGATTTCAGAGCCTTTTGACAGGATTTAAAAATTTTCACAAAACGAGGATCTGAAAGGACAAATCCATCATTAAAATCACAAAATATATATTGTTTAACATCTAAAATACTATTTGGAGTATTTATTTTTTTATTAGGCATAATAAAAACTTTTACTCCACCTATTAATTATTAAATTTAACTATTTTTAGACAAAATTAAAAATTCCAAACTAATTTTCATCAAAAAATTTCAAATCAACAAAGTTTTTGAAAGAGCCTAACTGACTGATTAGTGTAATATTGGTTAAATTCACATAAATCATATTTAAAATTTCCTAAATTTGGGTCTGCTAAAATTATTGTTTCATTATTAATTTCTTTCACAACAGACCAATGATTAATGCCCATTATGTCCATATGAACAATAAAATTTTCTTTTAGATTGGCTGTATTTGTATTAATGGCATATGCTGTTAAATTATAAGTTTTTGCAGCATAAATTATATTATTCATTGTTGTTCCATTAATAGTTGTTTTTGTTGCATCCTTTGATTCGTTTAAAGAAATATTAATTCCCATTTTATTTAATACAGTGGCAAAAGATGCTGCTCCACAACTATATTCATTATCGGACATAACTACTCCAGAAGTATTTAATTCCAATGAATTTAAATCATCATCAGAACAAACATGACTTTCATTTTCATCTATATTTTCATATTGATTTTTTTCATTTAAAACTGTATCATTAACATATGTTTCATTTTCTATATGTGAATCTTCAAGGTCAACATCCTCTGCATTCACACTTCCAATGAATAATGCTAATATTATAAAAAATATTAAAAATTTTTCATTTTTCATCACCTTGGATTATTTTTATTGTTGATACAATAAACATTAATTTTTTTATATTTTACTTGATAATTGAGTATGTAATTGGTCATATATAAATATTCCGTTTAAATGTTTATAATATTCGATAAATTTCTATTTAAGTAATAGATAATGTGCTGTTATTGTTTATTTTGATAATAATCATTATTAAATTAAATTTCATTTTAATAGGATATGCTTTTATGGAAATACAAAATGTTATCAGATTATAATTCAATTCTGATTATCCATTATTGGAATTTTGGGCAAATGATTTTTAGGACTATTAAAACCTCCTAAGATGATTTAAGAGCAGATTTTTATTTAAAAATGTTTTTAAGACAATAGATTAGTCCTAAATTGATATTAAAAAGAGATTGTGGGGAGTTTACGGTATTGGACTGTTTTAAAGTCTTAATTTAAAATCTTCAATGAGTCGTTCAATTTCTACTTTCAATATGTTAAGATATTGTTTTTTAATTGATAATTAATTTGAATATAATCCTATATTTAGCACTGTTTCAAAGAATTCATCTAATGACATTGCATCATCAGTATTTCCTTTTTTATCTAAATATTTCTCATAGTCATTTTTTATGTCTTCATACTCCTCGTCAGTTAAATTAAAATCTAATATGTATGTATCGGTTTCAGAGTCATAATTAGCAATTTCATAGTCAAAATCTTTGTCATTATTATTAGTTAATCACCTCCTAAACTAATATAATGATTTATCATTAATTAAAATTAACTCGAAAGTAATCTTGTAAAATCTTAATGAATTAATCTAATATTACTTCAAGGACTTATTTCATTTTTTCTAATAACTTTCACTAAATCAAATTTTTCTATTTTTATTAGAGTATATATGTTAATACTGAATGTTTTCAAAGCAAACATTCACATGCGAATTCAATTGCATTCAATCGGAAAATTTATTCAAAATTAGGACTTGAGAAAATCATCACATTCAGGCAATAAAACATGCTATTTTTTATGAAGATAATCCTCTCATAATGTCTTACATTGCACCATATAATAAAAATTAGATAACTTTAAAAATCAGACTCTTTCAAAAACTTTTGTGATAACTAATTTTTTCGATTAATCTATTCATTTAAATTTTTCAAAATAACTGATTAATTAGCTTTAAATTATAAAAATAACTCCAAATATTAAGAAAAAGTTTTTAATAAAAAACTTGCAAATATTTAAATCAAACAAGTTTTTGAAAGTGCCGAAAATCAGATAAATATATATTATCTGAATAATAAAAACATTAGTATAAAACATTAAGGTGATGCACATATGGAAAATATAGTAGCAAGTACAAAATTATATAAAAATTTCCAAGTAGCTATTCCAAAAGAGATAAGAAAAAAATATGATTTTGATATTAATAATACAATGATTGATTGGAGCATCAACAAAGATAATGAAATTGTTCTTATTCCAAGAAAAAAAATCACTACAAAAGATATATTAGGCATTGTTAAAGATAAAGATAAATGGAATATTGATAAGGAAGTGTATGAATGAAATATTTTGTAGATTCATCATTCATTGTTTCACTATTCAAAGAAACGGATAGTAATCATAAGATATCTAAAGAACATATTAATATTATTGATAATAATAAATGTTATATCACTAATGGGATTTTACTTGAAGTTATAACAATCTTGATGAAAAGAACAAAAAATAATAAGATTGTTAAGCTTGCTTATGCTTATTTATTGGATAATTTCATTATAGTTGATGAATACGATATTAAACATTATAATGATAAAGTAATGGAATTATTTTTGAAATATAACAATAATAACTTCAAAGTTAGTTTTGTTGATTGTTCGAGCATTATCATTTCTAATCATTACAAATTGGATCATGTTGTTAGCTTTGATAAAGGTTTCAAACTATTCAATGAAATACAATTATATCAATTTTAGATAAGGTTATCTCATGGATTAAAGAGTCTTATCATTAATCGACTTCTTTTCTCAGGAAGAATCTCCTTCTGAAGTAAATGAATTATCTTTTTTTCTATTTTTGAGGATGTGACACGAAGTCACAATTTTTTCTAATTTTAATTGACTAATTTTCCTTTAATTTTATATACTATGAAGTACAATCTTTTATTATAGATATTAATATTTATGGTTGTGTTATTCATGGTTTTAAAAGATGATAATATAAATCAGACTATGTTGGTCCCTATGGACTTGCGAAATTTGATTCCTGAAGATCATCCTTGCTATTTTATTAAAAATGTGGTTGATTTAATTGATTGTTCGAAAGCAAACCAGGAATTTCGTGGAAAGCCTGGTGAATTTGCTTTTAATCCTCGAGGATTATTGCTCAGGCTCATTTTAATGAGCGTATTTGATGGAGGATTGTCTTCAAGAGAAATAGAAAGAAAAACAAGAACTGACATTGCATATATGTATCTTGCAGCAATGGAAAAACCATCCTATCGGACAATTGCGCGATTTAAAGTCGATTATGCTGATTTAATCGACGAAGCATTCAAAACAACCATCAAAATTGCAAAGGAAAATGATTTAATAAAAATCCATCATTTGAGCTTGGATGGAACTAAAATCAAAGCAAAAACATCAATTAATAAATTAACTGATGAAAACCAAATTAAAATCATGAAAGAACACCTTGAAAAAAGTATTGAACTTGATCAGCAAGAAGATGATGAACTCGGAGATGAATCTGGAAATTCAGTTCCAGAATCATTAACAGACAAAGAAAAATTCAAAGAAACAGTAAAAGAAATTCAAGAATCTTCTAAAAATAATAAAAACAAAGATAAATTGCGTTCTTCAAGTTTAAAAATCTTTTAAAACAAGCAGAAAAAAAATCCAGAAAAAGTTTTAAAAAAACTCAATGAACTCGAAGAAAAAGTAAAAGAATCACCAAAAGATGTAATCAGCATTAACGACCCTGATGCTCACTTGATGATGAATAAAAAAAGGCAAATGGGAATGGGATTACAATGCACAAATCATTGTGGATGAATACAAAGGAATAATCCTATCTTCATACATTACACAAAATCCAACAGACCATTTCGAGCTTATTCCATCAATAGAACAATTAGAAAACAATTTAACTGGAATCTATGATGAACTGCCTTCCAATTTCCAATTCAGTGCTGATAATGGATATTCAACTGATGAAAACACAACCTATCTTGAAGAAAAAAGCTTAGAAGGATACATATCCACCAGAAAAACTCTCAAGAAAAGAAAAAAAATATAATCTATGGGAAAAACCATTCCAAAAAGACAATTTCTGCTACGATGCAGAAATTGAAACCTACATCTGTCCTTTGGGAGAAATTTCCCCCCCCCCCCCCCCTTTTATATCGAAGACGAACATATGAATACAAAAACAAACAAAAAATAACTTATTGGACTAATAAATGTAAAAACTGTGTTATGAAAGAAATCTGCTGCAAAAAAAAAAGAATTACAGAACAATTCAAGACTATAGCAACCCTTCCAAGATTAGAATGCAACGGAAAATGGAAACAGAATGGGCACAAAAAATCTACAAAAAACGATCAAAAACAGCAGAACTACCATTTGCACACATAAAACAAAACATGAAACTCCATGAATTCACAACAACCGGAATAAAAAACACAAATACAGAATTCAAATTATATACAATCGGACACAACCTAAAAAGAATATACAACGAAATAAACACTAAAAACAACTAAAAATAAGAAAAAATATAAAAAATCTAAAAACACAAAATTCAATTAAAAATTTTGCGTCACATCCTCTTTTTTTATAAAAAAATCTCACCTAAATCTCACAGATAACTTTTGATAACTTTTGTATTTACTGAATGTTTCAGTTGAATTATTCAAAACAGGATTCTCATAGTATATTAATAGAAACATTGGAAAATTCAATTTATGAAGAGGAACAAGAATTGGGGAGGTTTATCTTCATAACTTAATCTTATTTTTTTTATAATTTTTTTGTACAGTTTGCTATTTTTCATGTTTTTTGTTAAACACTGGTTTTAATATTAAACATTTTTTAATTTAATTAAATAAAAAAGTTTAAATATTCAATAAGATAATATTATAAAATAGAGTTTGGTATTAATAAAATAGAATTCATCCCCTACACTAAATAGCTGACAAATTATAAACTTATAAAAAGGAGTAATAAGATTAGTATGAATAATGAAATAACAAACACATTATTATATGTTAGTGAAGAAGGCGCAGTGGCAATTAATGTTATTATTGATTCAGAAAATGAAACAATGTGGACCACACAAAAAACAATGGCGGAATTATTCAATAAAAACATTAATACTATCAGTAAACATTTAACTAAAATATTTGAGGATGGAGAATTAATAAAAAATGAAGTAACCTTCAATCCAAACGATTCCACTAATAGTGAAATCGTTATTAATCCAAATGCAAAAACTCAACCAATACTATATAATTTAGATGTAATCATCTCAGTTGGATATCGTGTAAACAGCAAACAAGCAACACACTTTCGCAGATGGACTACAAGTGTATTAAAAGAATACATGATTAAAGGATTTGCTTTAGATGATGAACTATTAAAAAAAGGTTCAAGATTTGGTAAAGATTACTTCAATGAATTACTTGAAAGAATACGTGAAATAAGAGCATCAGAAAGAAGATTTAATCAAAAATTAACTGATATTTATGCAACAAGTTTTGATTATAATCCTAATGCTGAAGTTTCTCAAGAATTCTTCGCAACAGTACAAAATAAATTAATATATGCAGTCACAGGATACACTGCAGCAGAAATAATTAAAAATAGAAGTGATAAAACAAAAATCAATATGGGGTTAACAACATGGAAGAATTCCCCGAATGGTAAAATATTACAATATGATGTTGTAATCTCTAAAAATTATTTAAATAAAAAGGAAATAAGCACTTTAAACACTCTTGTAGATGGTTTTCTAACTTTAGCAGAAACAAGAGCCAGAACACAAACAGAAACAAAAATGGCTGACTGGAAATTATTACTGGACGGATATATTGATTTAAGCCAATTACCAAAATTAATGGACAAAGGAAAAATTTCAGCTTTAAATGCTCGAAACCATGCAATAAAAGAATATAAAGAATTCCGTTTAGATCAAGATAAAAATTATAAATCTGATTTCGATAAATTAATTGATGATATAAAAAGAATTGAAGGAGAACAATAATTTAGTAAAAATCAATTTTTTTTTTTGGTTTGAAGAGTGTTGGCAGAAATTATTAGATTTTGAACATTTTTCATTTTATCCTTTAGCTTTTTTCAATATTTTTTTAAGTTAGTGATATGAACTTTATTGCACTAATGACTGAATGTAAATCCATTTCTTTTATTCTCTTTAATAAGATTAAACAATCTTATTAGGTTGTATGATGCTACGATTGTGAACATTTGGTTTTGTACTCTTTTTAAACCAACTATTGGAAGATAATCATAGTTGTAAATTCTTTTGAAAGTTCCGTTATGTGCTTCTACAGTCTTTGAACGTAATTTATAGTCTTTAATTCCATCTTTAGTAGACATTAATCTTTCAACTTTATATGTAACTTCGTGGACATACCTTGTTATT
It includes:
- a CDS encoding transposase, translated to MVLKDDNINQTMLVPMDLRNLIPEDHPCYFIKNVVDLIDCSKANQEFRGKPGEFAFNPRGLLLRLILMSVFDGGLSSREIERKTRTDIAYMYLAAMEKPSYRTIARFKVDYADLIDEAFKTTIKIAKENDLIKIHHLSLDGTKIKAKTSINKLTDENQIKIMKEHLEKSIELDQQEDDELGDESGNSVPESLTDKEKFKETVKEIQESSKNNKNKDKLRSSSLKIF
- a CDS encoding AbrB/MazE/SpoVT family DNA-binding domain-containing protein encodes the protein MENIVASTKLYKNFQVAIPKEIRKKYDFDINNTMIDWSINKDNEIVLIPRKKITTKDILGIVKDKDKWNIDKEVYE
- a CDS encoding transposase; its protein translation is MQDYSNPSKIRMQRKMETEWAQKIYKKRSKTAELPFAHIKQNMKLHEFTTTGIKNTNTEFKLYTIGHNLKRIYNEINTKNN
- the rhuM gene encoding RhuM family protein is translated as MNNEITNTLLYVSEEGAVAINVIIDSENETMWTTQKTMAELFNKNINTISKHLTKIFEDGELIKNEVTFNPNDSTNSEIVINPNAKTQPILYNLDVIISVGYRVNSKQATHFRRWTTSVLKEYMIKGFALDDELLKKGSRFGKDYFNELLERIREIRASERRFNQKLTDIYATSFDYNPNAEVSQEFFATVQNKLIYAVTGYTAAEIIKNRSDKTKINMGLTTWKNSPNGKILQYDVVISKNYLNKKEISTLNTLVDGFLTLAETRARTQTETKMADWKLLLDGYIDLSQLPKLMDKGKISALNARNHAIKEYKEFRLDQDKNYKSDFDKLIDDIKRIEGEQ
- a CDS encoding PIN domain-containing protein; amino-acid sequence: MKYFVDSSFIVSLFKETDSNHKISKEHINIIDNNKCYITNGILLEVITILMKRTKNNKIVKLAYAYLLDNFIIVDEYDIKHYNDKVMELFLKYNNNNFKVSFVDCSSIIISNHYKLDHVVSFDKGFKLFNEIQLYQF
- a CDS encoding transposase; the encoded protein is MDYFVFDEYKNVFICPNNEELTLDGAYPAPQKKGGGNKIKLVYSNYLACKNYKYKVKCYTTNHRAITRYVHEVTYKVERLMSTKDGIKDYKLRSKTVEAHNGTFKRIYNYDYLPIVGLKRVQNQMFTIVASYNLIRLFNLIKENKRNGFTFSH
- a CDS encoding cysteine peptidase family C39 domain-containing protein; translated protein: MKNEKFLIFFIILALFIGSVNAEDVDLEDSHIENETYVNDTVLNEKNQYENIDENESHVCSDDDLNSLELNTSGVVMSDNEYSCGAASFATVLNKMGINISLNESKDATKTTINGTTMNNIIYAAKTYNLTAYAINTNTANLKENFIVHMDIMGINHWSVVKEINNETIILADPNLGNFKYDLCEFNQYYTNQSVRLFQKLC